One Mycobacterium sp. 050128 genomic window carries:
- a CDS encoding acetyl-CoA carboxylase family protein codes for MNATLLIANRGEIALRIIRTATELGMPTVAVYATDDAESPHVHAADEAIGLPGSGPDAYLDQSSMLAVAKSAGAQLIHPGYGFLAENADFARACAAAGCTFVGPDADVLETVGNKSSARAAATAAGVPVLPATNGPSSVEDVRAFFAGRGGAVMIKAVAGGGGRGMRRVDSADQIDNAYRQCAAEAQLGFGDPAVFAEALLDDARHIEVQIVAAPAGPRTHALALGDRDCSIQRRYQKIVEIAPAQGVSDALRRELHLAAARLCGRAGLRGLATVEFLVAGEEFVFLEINPRIQVEHTITEETTGVDLVAAQLAIAGGASYYQLGLPSGIASDGEEVIGEPAARRGIAIQARVNMETLTADGVVVPAAGVLTVFSPPSGPGVRVDTFGRTGLELSTRYDSLLAKVVTHVRGSSFAAALRKSRTALAEFEVEGVRTNVNFLQELLSDSQIESGVVATSFLDAKLSELAAAALIHEHDTRVASVELYPGEEALRAQLAGTVVEVAPEGTEASPGDQLVVLEAMKMQHVLVAPDALRTVRNLVAPGQVVGTGDPLVVVAPTGESLGSETVSAAVDLDRTRADLDEVRRRHVVTLDEGRQPAVAKRHKQGRRTARENIVDLIDDGSFIEYGALAIAAQRSRRTDEDLIANTPADGLVAGLATIGADRFGRAAAEAVVVSYDYTVLAGTQGMRNHAKTDRVFDVASRKGLPVVLFAEGGGGRPGDTDVGGAAGLDVPTFRVLAGLRGRVPLVSIVSGRCFAGNAALAGVCDVIIATPDANIGMGGPAMIEGGGLGVYPPEAIGPIDVQRHNGVVSLVARDEAHAVSLAKQYLSYFQGSIGDWAAPEPRLARHVVPENRLRAYDVRRAIESIVDVGSVLELRPDYGVGIVTALVRVQGVAYGLLANSSHHLGGAIDAEAADKAGDFLTLCESFRLPVISLCDTPGFMVGPDAEKQAAVRRFGRMFVLGARLTVPLGMIILRKGYGLGAMAMAGGSFHAPQFTVAWPTGEIGGMGLEGAVRLGFSKELAAAADAGEREQLFEKLVAAAYQHGKALRAATTFELDDVIDPSDSRAWITRLAEV; via the coding sequence ATGAATGCGACGTTGCTGATCGCCAACCGCGGTGAGATCGCCCTTCGGATCATCCGCACCGCAACCGAATTGGGCATGCCGACGGTTGCGGTCTACGCCACCGACGACGCCGAGAGCCCGCACGTGCATGCGGCCGACGAAGCGATCGGTCTGCCGGGCAGCGGGCCCGACGCGTATCTGGACCAGTCATCGATGCTGGCGGTGGCGAAAAGCGCCGGCGCGCAGCTGATTCATCCGGGTTATGGCTTCCTTGCCGAGAACGCCGATTTCGCTCGTGCCTGCGCGGCCGCCGGTTGCACGTTCGTGGGTCCCGATGCCGATGTGCTCGAGACGGTCGGCAATAAATCCTCGGCCCGCGCCGCCGCCACGGCCGCGGGTGTGCCGGTGCTGCCGGCGACCAATGGGCCCAGCAGCGTCGAGGATGTCCGGGCATTCTTCGCCGGTCGAGGCGGGGCGGTCATGATCAAGGCGGTGGCCGGCGGGGGTGGACGCGGGATGCGCCGCGTGGACAGTGCGGATCAGATCGACAATGCCTACCGCCAGTGTGCGGCAGAGGCGCAACTGGGATTCGGCGATCCGGCCGTGTTCGCCGAGGCGCTTCTCGACGACGCCCGGCATATCGAGGTGCAGATCGTCGCCGCGCCGGCCGGGCCGAGAACGCATGCGCTTGCGCTGGGCGACCGTGATTGCAGCATCCAACGGCGCTACCAAAAGATCGTTGAAATAGCTCCTGCACAAGGGGTTTCGGATGCGCTACGCCGCGAGCTGCATCTGGCCGCGGCCCGGTTGTGCGGGCGGGCCGGTCTGCGCGGCCTGGCCACCGTCGAATTCCTGGTCGCCGGTGAAGAATTCGTCTTCCTCGAGATCAACCCCCGCATTCAGGTCGAACACACGATCACCGAGGAAACCACCGGGGTGGATCTGGTTGCCGCCCAGCTCGCCATCGCCGGCGGCGCCTCCTACTACCAGTTGGGGTTGCCGTCCGGGATCGCCTCTGACGGTGAGGAAGTCATCGGCGAGCCCGCTGCCCGGCGCGGCATCGCGATACAAGCCCGGGTCAATATGGAAACCCTGACGGCGGACGGAGTCGTGGTGCCCGCGGCGGGCGTCTTGACAGTGTTTTCGCCGCCGAGCGGTCCGGGAGTGCGGGTGGATACCTTCGGCCGTACCGGCTTGGAATTGAGCACGCGATACGACTCGCTGCTGGCCAAGGTCGTCACCCATGTCCGCGGATCCTCGTTCGCTGCGGCGCTGCGTAAGTCGCGGACCGCGCTGGCCGAGTTCGAGGTCGAGGGTGTCCGGACGAACGTCAATTTCCTGCAAGAGCTGTTGTCCGACAGCCAGATTGAGTCGGGTGTGGTGGCGACGAGCTTCCTCGACGCGAAGCTATCCGAGCTGGCGGCCGCGGCGCTGATCCACGAGCATGACACCCGGGTGGCCTCCGTCGAGCTGTATCCCGGTGAAGAAGCGCTGCGCGCCCAGCTGGCCGGCACCGTGGTGGAGGTGGCGCCCGAGGGCACCGAGGCGTCGCCCGGTGATCAACTGGTCGTGCTGGAAGCGATGAAAATGCAGCATGTGCTCGTCGCGCCGGATGCGCTGCGCACAGTCCGCAATCTCGTGGCACCCGGCCAGGTCGTCGGAACCGGCGATCCACTGGTGGTCGTCGCACCCACCGGGGAGAGCCTGGGCAGCGAAACTGTCAGCGCCGCAGTCGATCTCGACCGGACCCGTGCCGACCTGGACGAGGTCCGGCGGCGCCACGTCGTCACTCTTGACGAGGGCCGCCAACCGGCGGTCGCCAAGCGGCACAAGCAGGGTCGTCGCACCGCCCGGGAGAACATCGTCGACCTGATCGACGACGGCAGCTTCATCGAGTACGGCGCGCTGGCCATCGCCGCGCAACGCAGCCGGCGCACGGACGAGGATCTGATTGCCAACACCCCGGCCGACGGTCTGGTTGCCGGCTTGGCGACCATCGGTGCCGACCGATTCGGGCGGGCTGCCGCCGAGGCGGTCGTGGTGTCCTACGACTACACCGTGCTGGCCGGGACGCAGGGCATGCGCAACCACGCCAAGACGGACCGGGTGTTCGATGTGGCCTCTCGAAAAGGGTTGCCAGTGGTGCTGTTTGCCGAGGGTGGCGGCGGGCGGCCCGGAGACACCGACGTCGGTGGGGCGGCCGGGCTGGACGTGCCGACGTTTCGAGTGCTCGCCGGGTTGCGTGGTCGGGTGCCGTTGGTGTCCATCGTGTCCGGGCGTTGCTTCGCCGGCAACGCCGCACTGGCAGGGGTGTGCGATGTGATCATCGCGACCCCGGACGCCAACATCGGAATGGGCGGGCCGGCGATGATCGAGGGCGGCGGGCTCGGCGTGTACCCGCCCGAGGCGATCGGCCCGATCGACGTGCAGCGCCACAACGGGGTGGTGAGCCTGGTCGCGCGGGACGAGGCGCACGCGGTGTCGCTGGCCAAGCAGTATCTGTCGTACTTTCAGGGCAGCATCGGCGACTGGGCAGCCCCCGAGCCACGCCTGGCCCGACATGTGGTGCCGGAGAACCGGTTACGCGCCTACGACGTACGGCGCGCGATCGAATCCATCGTCGACGTCGGCTCTGTCCTCGAGCTGCGCCCCGACTACGGCGTCGGCATCGTCACCGCACTCGTCCGGGTCCAGGGTGTGGCATATGGACTGCTGGCCAACAGCAGTCATCACCTGGGCGGCGCGATCGATGCCGAGGCCGCCGACAAGGCCGGCGACTTTCTCACGTTGTGCGAATCGTTTCGGCTGCCGGTGATTTCGTTATGCGACACACCGGGGTTCATGGTCGGGCCGGACGCGGAAAAGCAGGCCGCGGTTCGCCGGTTCGGCCGGATGTTCGTGCTGGGTGCCCGGCTGACCGTGCCGCTCGGAATGATCATCTTGCGCAAGGGGTATGGATTGGGCGCAATGGCGATGGCCGGCGGTTCTTTTCACGCCCCGCAATTCACCGTCGCCTGGCCGACGGGGGAGATCGGCGGCATGGGCCTGGAAGGCGCGGTGCGCCTGGGCTTCAGCAAGGAGCTGGCCGCGGCGGCCGATGCGGGTGAGCGTGAGCAACTATTCGAAAAGCTGGTGGCGGCGGCCTATCAACACGGCAAGGCACTGCGGGCCGCCACGACGTTCGAGCTGGACGACGTAATCGACCCTTCAGACTCCCGGGCCTGGATCACCAGGCTCGCGGAAGTCTGA
- a CDS encoding PE-PGRS family protein — translation MKPLVIGGAVAAAIAAAPMAAADSFATAPAMTSPAPTHVVFKDDPGGGGCDANGNCGSGGQNSGPGGGPGGTGCIPGVGCGSGGQNAGPGGVPGGTGCLPGVGCGSGHA, via the coding sequence CTGAAACCACTAGTCATCGGCGGCGCAGTTGCTGCTGCGATCGCCGCTGCACCGATGGCCGCGGCGGATAGTTTTGCGACCGCCCCGGCAATGACCAGCCCGGCCCCCACCCACGTCGTCTTCAAGGATGACCCGGGTGGCGGCGGTTGCGACGCCAACGGCAACTGCGGTTCCGGCGGCCAGAACAGCGGTCCGGGTGGCGGCCCGGGCGGCACCGGCTGCATCCCGGGTGTCGGCTGCGGCTCCGGTGGCCAGAACGCGGGCCCGGGTGGTGTTCCGGGCGGCACTGGCTGTCTGCCCGGCGTGGGCTGCGGATCCGGCCACGCCTGA
- a CDS encoding SDR family oxidoreductase, with translation MTTLDLTGRTAIVTGASRGIGLAIAQQLAAAGANVVLTARKQEAADAAAAEVGERALGVGAHAVDEDAARNCVQLTLEKFGSVDVLINNAGTNPAYGPLIDQDHARFSKIFDVNLWAPLLWTSLVVKAWMGEHGGAIVNTASIGGLHQSPAMGMYNATKAALIHVTKQLALELSPRVRVNAIAPGVVRTKLAEALWKDHEDPLASQIALGRIGEPVDVANAVAFLVSDAASWITGETMVIDGGLLLGGAQGFQMRPEDNQ, from the coding sequence ATGACCACACTGGATCTGACCGGCCGTACTGCGATTGTCACGGGGGCCTCGCGCGGAATCGGGTTGGCTATTGCGCAGCAGCTGGCGGCCGCGGGCGCCAATGTGGTGTTGACCGCGCGCAAACAGGAAGCGGCGGATGCGGCCGCGGCTGAAGTGGGGGAACGGGCGTTGGGCGTCGGCGCTCACGCTGTCGACGAGGACGCCGCGCGCAACTGCGTGCAGCTCACCCTGGAAAAGTTCGGCAGCGTCGACGTTTTGATCAACAACGCGGGTACCAATCCGGCTTACGGCCCGCTGATCGACCAGGATCACGCGCGGTTCAGCAAGATCTTCGACGTCAATCTCTGGGCTCCGTTGCTGTGGACATCGCTGGTGGTCAAGGCATGGATGGGCGAGCACGGCGGCGCCATCGTCAACACCGCGTCCATCGGCGGGCTGCATCAATCGCCGGCGATGGGGATGTACAACGCCACCAAGGCAGCGCTGATCCACGTCACCAAACAACTGGCCCTGGAGCTGTCGCCGCGGGTGCGAGTCAACGCCATCGCTCCGGGCGTCGTTCGCACCAAATTGGCCGAGGCACTGTGGAAGGACCACGAGGATCCGCTGGCGTCGCAGATCGCGCTCGGCCGCATCGGCGAGCCCGTCGACGTGGCCAACGCGGTCGCGTTCCTGGTTTCCGACGCGGCGAGCTGGATCACCGGCGAGACGATGGTGATCGACGGGGGTCTACTGCTGGGCGGCGCGCAGGGCTTCCAAATGCGGCCCGAGGACAACCAATGA